A region of Halosolutus amylolyticus DNA encodes the following proteins:
- a CDS encoding helix-turn-helix transcriptional regulator — translation MRSPSPSLDVLETVTRRQDLLSSLADGPRGKRELVDHLECSRSTIDRAVRELEWLEFIRRDDGVYRLTAAGRLALSEHRRSVSVFESIGEVSPLLREIPRDAPMSTSFLEDADVTEPPQHAPNEPLQQLAWYLDRADRIRVSTTAERLPQLRQRLYERTIDGTLDAELLVTGDLAEFICTEYPGQVRDVVLDGGVDFYVVDSLPYELTIVDLPTESRVFLFVLQESEIKAVIENDTRDAIEWADEVYRRFRARATDLSPPG, via the coding sequence ATGCGTTCCCCGAGTCCCAGCCTGGACGTGCTCGAAACCGTCACGCGCCGACAGGACCTCCTCTCGTCGCTCGCGGACGGGCCGCGTGGCAAGCGAGAACTCGTCGACCACCTCGAGTGTTCGCGGTCGACGATCGATCGGGCGGTCCGCGAACTCGAGTGGCTCGAGTTCATCCGGCGGGACGACGGCGTCTATCGACTGACGGCAGCGGGTCGACTGGCACTCTCGGAGCATCGCCGCAGCGTCAGCGTCTTCGAATCGATCGGCGAGGTCAGTCCCCTCCTGCGGGAGATTCCCCGGGACGCGCCGATGTCGACGTCGTTCCTCGAAGACGCCGACGTGACGGAGCCGCCCCAACACGCGCCCAACGAGCCGCTCCAGCAACTCGCCTGGTACCTCGACCGGGCCGATCGGATACGTGTCAGTACCACCGCGGAACGCCTCCCGCAGCTTCGACAGCGACTGTACGAGCGGACGATCGACGGCACCCTCGACGCGGAGTTGCTGGTGACCGGCGACCTCGCGGAGTTCATCTGTACGGAGTATCCCGGCCAGGTACGCGACGTGGTCCTCGACGGGGGCGTCGATTTCTACGTGGTCGACTCGCTTCCCTACGAACTCACGATCGTCGACCTCCCGACCGAGTCGCGAGTCTTCCTGTTCGTGCTCCAGGAGTCCGAGATCAAGGCGGTCATCGAGAACGACACCCGGGACGCGATCGAGTGGGCCGACGAGGTCTATCGCCGATTCCGTGCGCGGGCCACCGATCTGTCGCCGCCCGGGTGA
- a CDS encoding PRC-barrel domain containing protein, with translation MTRERLTKADEGKRVLNTDGTEIGRIVAVEEGRGYVDPDPTIVDTIRAKLGWGEAGDDAHPLDEGSIQEITDDEIYLRGTL, from the coding sequence ATGACACGAGAGCGCCTCACGAAAGCGGACGAAGGAAAACGCGTCCTGAACACGGACGGGACCGAGATCGGTCGCATCGTCGCGGTCGAGGAGGGACGGGGGTACGTCGATCCCGACCCGACGATCGTGGACACGATCAGGGCCAAACTCGGGTGGGGGGAGGCCGGTGACGACGCGCATCCGCTCGACGAAGGGAGCATTCAGGAGATCACCGACGACGAAATATACCTCAGGGGAACGCTCTGA
- a CDS encoding HalOD1 output domain-containing protein, with product MSGHRPPAPHSRSPSVYRAVHDPDGSAALSTTVIHALADCMGVDVTDCRFSLYDAVDPDALDALFRPRHDGRQRTGGRLSFVVDDHYVTVTSEGEILIEPPETDRYAPR from the coding sequence ATGTCCGGACATAGACCCCCCGCACCCCACTCTCGCTCTCCATCGGTGTATCGCGCCGTTCACGACCCCGACGGCTCCGCCGCGCTCAGCACGACCGTGATTCACGCACTGGCCGACTGCATGGGCGTCGACGTCACCGACTGCCGGTTCTCGCTGTACGACGCCGTCGATCCCGACGCGCTCGACGCGCTCTTCCGGCCGCGCCACGACGGCCGGCAACGAACCGGCGGCCGACTCTCGTTCGTCGTCGACGACCACTACGTCACGGTCACGAGCGAGGGAGAAATCCTGATCGAACCGCCGGAAACGGACCGATACGCGCCTCGTTGA
- a CDS encoding DUF7577 domain-containing protein, with the protein MELWGWLVGYVVLFALLHLLLYYVYVRRADGENAGSPSFADPNRASSRSSPGADRYPRAPEDTSDPDDAARTHEFDGETIRCPHCGARNAADQTFTYCWNCISALRQ; encoded by the coding sequence ATGGAGCTCTGGGGCTGGCTCGTCGGTTACGTGGTGCTGTTCGCCCTGCTTCACCTGTTACTGTACTACGTGTACGTCCGCCGTGCGGACGGTGAGAACGCCGGGTCGCCGTCGTTCGCCGACCCCAATCGGGCGAGTTCGCGCTCTTCGCCCGGGGCCGATCGGTACCCACGTGCGCCGGAGGACACCAGCGATCCGGACGATGCGGCGCGGACCCACGAGTTCGATGGCGAGACGATCCGGTGTCCACACTGCGGCGCACGGAACGCGGCCGACCAGACCTTCACGTACTGCTGGAACTGCATCTCGGCGCTTCGCCAGTGA
- a CDS encoding acyltransferase, producing MTKRYVSLPDEAEAGMREFIDEVDERLSSDEDTCAVVEDVLIDLSGDREAYERWQAGEDVSTAERVRLQSYDPCNTTLESEYYAEKDEERFRRSKHLQWLWRQFDSLPIADNVEFALRFRRMLADHLFEECGDDCRFFKGITFTYGHNITIGDNAVVHDDVHLDDRGKLTIGDRVSISDGVHVYSHDHDVVDQTEVRNYHTIVEDDVRLTYDSMVRAGNRVGENAIVGARGVVQHDIPAHHIAVGMPAKSVKIKPGWESVATPVEDAGINRQEQRHLEYDLPNGLDVFDEFQRDLEPPR from the coding sequence ATGACAAAGCGGTACGTCTCGCTGCCCGACGAGGCGGAGGCGGGCATGCGCGAGTTCATCGACGAGGTCGACGAGCGACTGTCGAGCGACGAGGACACCTGCGCCGTCGTCGAGGACGTGCTGATCGACCTCTCGGGCGATCGGGAGGCTTACGAGCGCTGGCAGGCAGGCGAGGACGTCTCGACGGCAGAGCGCGTCCGACTGCAGAGCTACGACCCGTGTAACACGACCCTCGAGAGCGAGTACTACGCCGAGAAGGACGAAGAACGGTTCCGCCGCTCCAAGCACCTCCAGTGGCTCTGGCGGCAGTTCGACAGTCTGCCGATCGCGGACAACGTCGAGTTCGCGCTCCGATTTCGGCGGATGCTCGCGGATCACCTCTTCGAGGAGTGTGGCGACGACTGCCGCTTCTTCAAGGGAATCACCTTCACCTACGGCCACAACATCACGATCGGCGACAACGCGGTCGTCCACGACGACGTCCACCTCGACGACCGCGGGAAGCTGACGATCGGCGACCGGGTGTCGATCTCCGACGGCGTCCACGTCTACAGCCACGACCACGACGTCGTCGACCAGACCGAGGTGCGCAACTACCACACGATCGTCGAGGACGACGTGCGCCTCACCTACGACTCGATGGTGCGCGCGGGCAACAGGGTCGGCGAGAACGCCATCGTCGGCGCACGCGGCGTCGTTCAGCACGACATCCCAGCCCACCACATCGCGGTCGGGATGCCCGCCAAGAGCGTCAAGATCAAGCCCGGCTGGGAGTCGGTCGCGACGCCCGTCGAAGACGCCGGCATCAACCGGCAGGAACAACGACATCTCGAGTACGACCTGCCGAACGGCCTCGACGTGTTCGACGAGTTCCAGCGCGACCTGGAACCGCCCCGATAG
- a CDS encoding aldo/keto reductase: protein MQYQELGDSGVEVSEVGFGAWVVGTDWWGDRSEDDAIEMVQYAVDQGITYFDTGDVYGHGRSEELIGQALADVRDEVTIATKVGYDFYNNPQAGHGELPKEMAPEYLREAVEKSLDRLAMDSIDVLQLHNANVDEITPDVLELFDELEEEGVIEATGLALGPSIGWLAEGDLAIEEEFDSVQLVWNVLEQEVGNHFLETIEETGSSTSLIPRVPHSSGILNEQVTPETELGEGDHRGFRPDEWYETGWEKLEKLRFLERDGERTMGQASIAWLLSHDPVASVTPTFRTKADVDEWAAASDVPKLSDEELARVDDLYENDFGIDRDDGMDALRSSVDGEDIQSAGLDKLAAD, encoded by the coding sequence ATGCAGTACCAGGAACTCGGTGACTCCGGCGTCGAGGTCAGCGAAGTCGGCTTCGGCGCGTGGGTCGTCGGCACCGACTGGTGGGGCGATCGGTCCGAGGACGACGCGATCGAGATGGTCCAGTACGCCGTCGACCAGGGGATCACGTACTTCGACACGGGCGACGTCTACGGCCACGGCCGGAGTGAGGAGTTGATCGGCCAGGCCCTCGCCGACGTCCGCGACGAGGTCACGATCGCGACCAAGGTCGGCTACGACTTCTACAACAACCCGCAGGCCGGCCACGGCGAACTCCCCAAGGAGATGGCCCCCGAGTACCTGCGCGAGGCCGTCGAGAAGAGCCTCGATCGGCTCGCAATGGACTCGATCGACGTCCTCCAGTTGCACAACGCGAACGTCGACGAGATCACCCCCGACGTGCTCGAACTGTTCGACGAACTCGAGGAGGAGGGCGTAATCGAGGCGACGGGACTCGCGCTCGGCCCCTCGATCGGCTGGCTCGCCGAGGGCGACCTCGCGATCGAGGAGGAGTTCGACTCCGTCCAGCTGGTCTGGAACGTGCTCGAACAGGAGGTCGGCAACCACTTCCTCGAGACGATCGAGGAGACGGGGTCCTCGACCAGCCTCATCCCCCGCGTTCCCCACTCCTCGGGGATCCTCAACGAGCAGGTCACACCCGAAACGGAACTCGGGGAGGGCGACCACCGCGGCTTCCGGCCCGACGAGTGGTACGAGACGGGCTGGGAGAAACTCGAGAAGCTGCGCTTCTTGGAGCGCGACGGCGAACGGACGATGGGCCAGGCCTCGATCGCGTGGCTCCTCTCGCACGACCCGGTCGCGTCCGTGACGCCGACGTTCCGCACCAAAGCGGACGTCGACGAGTGGGCGGCGGCCAGCGACGTCCCCAAACTCTCCGACGAGGAACTGGCCCGCGTCGACGACCTCTACGAGAACGACTTCGGGATCGATCGCGACGACGGCATGGACGCGCTGCGATCGTCCGTCGACGGCGAGGACATCCAGTCGGCCGGGCTGGACAAGCTCGCGGCCGACTGA
- a CDS encoding DUF7521 family protein: MPPEWAITVIQASEVLSVLLGLFIAYHAYRGYRRNDSRPMLFISIGFVLVLAVPFLLLVLFLAVPFLTETIVALLSQLSQLTGLVAILYALRMPT; this comes from the coding sequence ATGCCACCGGAGTGGGCTATTACGGTGATTCAGGCGTCAGAAGTCCTGAGCGTCCTTCTCGGGCTGTTCATCGCCTACCACGCGTACCGCGGCTATCGGCGCAACGACAGTCGGCCGATGCTGTTCATCTCGATCGGGTTCGTCCTCGTCCTCGCCGTCCCGTTCCTGCTTCTAGTGCTGTTCCTCGCGGTGCCGTTTCTCACGGAGACGATCGTCGCGTTGCTCTCGCAACTCAGTCAGCTGACGGGACTGGTCGCGATCCTGTACGCGCTCCGGATGCCGACGTGA
- a CDS encoding helix-turn-helix domain-containing protein: MSEEPDVERIGTLLEDSTVRTILTETSQEPMSATTLSDRCDASQPTVYRRLEDLRECGLLVERTQLDPDGGHHRSIYSTNLERITVELEDGTLQVRIDRREDIADRFTRLIEGM, translated from the coding sequence GTGAGTGAGGAGCCGGACGTCGAACGGATCGGGACCCTGCTGGAAGATTCCACGGTCCGAACGATCCTCACCGAGACGAGTCAGGAACCCATGTCAGCGACCACCCTGAGTGACCGCTGTGACGCATCGCAACCGACCGTCTACCGCCGGCTGGAGGACCTCCGCGAGTGTGGCCTGCTCGTCGAGCGGACACAGCTGGATCCCGACGGCGGCCACCACCGATCGATCTACTCGACGAACCTGGAGCGGATCACGGTCGAGCTGGAAGACGGCACGCTCCAGGTCCGCATCGATCGCCGCGAGGACATAGCCGATCGATTCACCCGGTTAATCGAGGGGATGTGA
- a CDS encoding SDR family oxidoreductase, whose amino-acid sequence MTNRTLLTGATRTLGRALRPRLREAGHAVRAASRSPPPESDGGNLEWVELDLVDGTGLRSAVEDADVVVHAATAPRGDSEAVDVRGTERLLAAAADAGVDNVLYVSIVGVDEILLSYYEHKLAAERAVEASTVPSTIVRATQFHPFVRDLLDAVSRLPVWPLPTEFRLQPIDAGEAADAIVEYATADPSGRVPAVGGPEVRTVRELARTYREARDLRRPIVRLPIPGSIADGFRSGAALCPERTVGTRTWAEWLADSEVESVRSR is encoded by the coding sequence ATGACGAACCGAACGCTCCTCACGGGTGCCACCAGGACGCTCGGACGGGCCCTGCGACCTCGATTGCGCGAAGCGGGCCACGCGGTTCGTGCGGCCAGTCGATCGCCACCACCGGAGAGCGACGGTGGCAATCTCGAGTGGGTCGAACTGGATCTCGTCGACGGAACGGGGCTCCGATCGGCCGTCGAGGACGCGGACGTCGTCGTCCACGCGGCTACCGCACCGCGGGGCGACAGCGAGGCGGTCGACGTTCGCGGCACCGAACGGCTGCTCGCGGCGGCGGCCGACGCCGGCGTCGACAACGTCCTGTACGTCTCGATCGTCGGCGTGGACGAGATCCTGCTCTCGTACTACGAACACAAACTCGCCGCGGAGCGGGCCGTCGAGGCAAGCACTGTCCCGTCGACGATCGTCCGCGCGACGCAGTTCCACCCGTTCGTTCGTGACCTGCTCGACGCCGTCTCGCGCCTGCCGGTGTGGCCGCTCCCGACCGAATTTCGACTCCAGCCGATCGACGCGGGCGAGGCCGCGGACGCGATCGTCGAGTACGCGACGGCCGATCCGTCCGGCCGCGTCCCGGCCGTCGGCGGCCCCGAGGTGCGAACCGTCCGCGAGCTCGCCCGCACCTACCGCGAGGCGAGGGACCTCCGTCGGCCGATCGTCCGCCTGCCGATTCCCGGCTCGATCGCAGACGGGTTTCGATCGGGAGCGGCGCTGTGTCCGGAACGCACCGTCGGGACGCGGACGTGGGCAGAGTGGCTGGCCGACAGCGAAGTCGAGTCGGTGCGGTCCCGGTGA
- a CDS encoding bile acid:sodium symporter family protein, giving the protein MSISTKLERIGQVTSKYFVVWVLVVSGVALYTPDAFTPIADYITPLLGIIMLGMGLTLTPADFRRIIERPRDVLIGAMAQWLVMPLLAYVLVAALGLPWEIGVGLILVGAAPGGTASNVMTYLGRGDVALSVTITSLTTVAAPLVMPAWVVLLAGESITVTFAEMAGSIVQIVLVPVVAGLVLRYVLDRKAPSVAELGLSIFPAISVIAIVAIVAAVVGLNVENIRTASAIVFLAVVLHNGLGLGAGYGIGQLAGMREDRARACAFEVGLQNSGLAVALAVSFFEPAAALIPALFSVWHNVSGPALATLFTRIDGEPVTEYEPAIASD; this is encoded by the coding sequence ATGAGTATATCAACGAAACTAGAACGGATCGGACAGGTTACGAGCAAGTACTTCGTCGTCTGGGTGCTGGTCGTCTCGGGAGTCGCGCTCTACACGCCCGACGCGTTCACCCCGATCGCGGACTACATCACGCCGCTTCTGGGGATCATCATGCTCGGGATGGGGTTGACGCTGACGCCAGCGGACTTTCGACGGATCATTGAACGACCTCGAGACGTCCTGATCGGTGCGATGGCCCAGTGGCTCGTCATGCCGTTGCTTGCCTACGTGCTCGTCGCCGCGCTCGGGCTCCCCTGGGAAATCGGCGTCGGACTCATCCTCGTCGGCGCGGCGCCGGGCGGTACCGCGTCGAACGTGATGACCTACCTCGGTCGGGGCGACGTCGCCCTGTCGGTGACGATCACGTCGCTGACGACGGTCGCCGCGCCGCTCGTGATGCCCGCCTGGGTCGTCCTGCTGGCGGGCGAATCGATCACCGTCACGTTCGCGGAGATGGCCGGTTCGATCGTCCAGATCGTGCTGGTGCCCGTCGTCGCAGGTCTGGTCCTTCGCTACGTGCTCGACAGGAAGGCCCCGTCGGTCGCCGAACTCGGGCTATCGATCTTCCCGGCGATCAGCGTGATCGCCATCGTCGCCATCGTCGCGGCGGTCGTGGGGCTCAACGTCGAGAACATCCGCACCGCGAGCGCAATCGTCTTCCTCGCCGTCGTCCTGCACAACGGACTCGGACTGGGCGCGGGCTACGGCATCGGACAGCTCGCGGGAATGCGCGAAGACCGGGCCCGGGCCTGCGCGTTCGAGGTCGGACTCCAGAACAGCGGGCTGGCCGTGGCGCTCGCGGTGTCGTTCTTCGAGCCGGCCGCCGCGTTGATTCCGGCGCTGTTCAGCGTCTGGCACAACGTGTCCGGACCGGCGCTCGCGACGCTTTTCACCCGGATCGACGGCGAACCCGTCACCGAGTACGAACCGGCCATCGCCTCGGACTGA
- a CDS encoding NUDIX hydrolase, with the protein MTDVTYVQKACAYITRAPGELLVFEGPGHDGLQIPKGTLESGESPREALFREVMEESGLGTLSGTRHLATDVWTRRRSPPRRYVRHFFHARVHEPRDRWTHTVTDGGGEHGAEFDLYWVDPTTAREFALDLDDYVSLLPSADRAGETPQAAD; encoded by the coding sequence ATGACTGACGTAACGTACGTCCAGAAAGCCTGCGCGTACATCACCCGCGCCCCGGGCGAACTCCTGGTGTTCGAGGGGCCGGGTCACGACGGGCTACAGATCCCAAAAGGGACCCTCGAATCCGGCGAGTCGCCGCGGGAGGCCCTGTTTCGGGAAGTGATGGAGGAGAGCGGCCTCGGAACCCTGAGCGGAACGCGGCACCTCGCGACGGACGTCTGGACCCGCCGTCGATCGCCACCCAGGCGGTACGTCCGCCACTTCTTCCACGCGCGAGTTCACGAACCCCGCGATCGGTGGACCCACACCGTCACGGACGGCGGTGGGGAACACGGGGCCGAGTTCGACCTGTACTGGGTGGACCCGACGACCGCCCGCGAGTTCGCGCTCGATCTGGACGACTACGTCTCTCTCCTCCCGAGCGCCGATCGAGCGGGCGAGACGCCGCAGGCCGCGGACTGA
- a CDS encoding DUF402 domain-containing protein — MTTVRVRGIYTTAVTHLLDENGFEVVQASDPIEERFDSSFEAVPADVSIETSRDRQGLAVSGAPDAVAAVVDQFDDLAIDTFHWDAAAPRGAVFDGDVIEADGGGGAVVDLGDGRRGYLDYDDVDGYVDTGNRYRLQVREPAPPWDDDRPRVAPSLEVQGGLCTLSRDRHGVSAALRGERADELVGMTDLLSTDIPEGWGLRWQPSAADADLDAMGTALDRAVDRAAALEDALADAPDDPGDPGRLAAPQRTVWFWFGRESRFALDDARRAVTATMAGHHRTKAADRAASAAVDFAEAVCGSARSGTEDDGDGDDSDGFPFAAVTGQFGPTTGDRIEIGHGKPDGRRISLGRGEVTDWAGDGSVTVERSMRGGGTYDALGVPKESGDVAVTKFREGRWWYPTTYRDAEGTAKGTYVNICTPVELFPDCARYVDLYVDVIRKPDGSVAIVDEDELESAVADGLVSEDLAEKATTVATAVERALSK; from the coding sequence GTGACTACCGTTCGCGTCCGCGGCATCTACACCACCGCGGTGACCCACCTGCTGGACGAGAACGGGTTCGAGGTCGTCCAGGCTTCCGACCCGATCGAGGAGCGGTTCGACTCGTCGTTCGAGGCCGTCCCCGCGGACGTGTCGATCGAGACGAGCCGCGACAGGCAGGGGCTCGCTGTTTCGGGGGCTCCCGACGCCGTCGCGGCGGTCGTCGACCAGTTCGACGACCTCGCGATCGATACGTTTCACTGGGACGCCGCGGCCCCTCGCGGCGCGGTCTTCGACGGCGACGTGATCGAGGCGGACGGCGGTGGCGGTGCCGTCGTCGACCTCGGCGACGGCCGTCGCGGCTACCTCGACTACGACGACGTCGACGGCTACGTCGACACCGGGAACCGTTACCGCCTGCAGGTCCGCGAGCCAGCGCCCCCCTGGGACGACGATCGGCCGCGGGTCGCCCCCTCGCTCGAGGTCCAGGGTGGCCTCTGTACTCTCTCGCGCGATCGTCACGGCGTCTCGGCGGCCCTCCGCGGCGAGCGGGCGGACGAACTCGTCGGGATGACCGACCTCCTCTCGACCGACATCCCCGAGGGGTGGGGACTGCGCTGGCAGCCGAGCGCGGCCGACGCGGACCTCGATGCGATGGGGACCGCGCTCGATCGGGCCGTCGATCGCGCCGCGGCGCTCGAAGACGCGCTCGCCGACGCCCCGGACGACCCCGGCGATCCGGGACGGCTGGCCGCACCGCAACGAACCGTCTGGTTCTGGTTCGGCCGCGAGTCGCGGTTCGCGCTCGACGACGCGCGCCGGGCGGTGACCGCGACGATGGCCGGCCACCACCGGACGAAGGCGGCCGATCGGGCCGCGAGCGCGGCGGTGGACTTCGCGGAGGCCGTCTGTGGCTCTGCGAGGTCAGGAACCGAAGACGACGGCGACGGCGACGACTCCGACGGATTCCCGTTCGCCGCCGTCACCGGCCAGTTCGGCCCGACGACGGGCGATCGGATCGAGATCGGCCACGGCAAGCCCGACGGCCGACGCATCTCGCTCGGCCGCGGCGAGGTGACCGACTGGGCGGGCGACGGCTCGGTGACCGTCGAGCGATCGATGCGCGGCGGCGGGACCTACGACGCGCTCGGCGTGCCGAAGGAGAGCGGCGACGTCGCCGTGACGAAGTTCCGCGAGGGCCGGTGGTGGTATCCGACGACCTATCGGGACGCCGAGGGCACTGCGAAGGGAACCTACGTCAACATCTGCACGCCGGTCGAGTTGTTCCCCGACTGCGCCCGGTACGTCGACCTCTACGTCGACGTGATCCGCAAACCCGACGGGTCGGTCGCGATCGTCGACGAGGACGAACTCGAATCGGCAGTCGCCGACGGACTGGTATCCGAGGACCTGGCCGAGAAGGCAACGACCGTCGCGACGGCAGTCGAGCGGGCGCTGTCGAAGTGA
- a CDS encoding DUF7532 family protein yields MHFDQRTQRALRDVGLETDDLQAASEAIVEAVAEDAAALEAFFDEHGTVYSDMDMAHSRAEFPEHAVESLDLTTHADEMRGWLRFDTWGVYVEDGRLLDDGSVELTLGPTIHDRVRFAADRETLR; encoded by the coding sequence ATGCACTTCGATCAGCGTACACAGCGGGCGCTTCGGGACGTCGGCCTGGAGACCGACGACCTGCAGGCCGCCTCCGAGGCGATCGTCGAGGCCGTCGCCGAGGACGCGGCGGCGCTCGAGGCGTTTTTCGACGAGCACGGGACGGTCTACTCGGACATGGACATGGCCCACTCGCGGGCCGAGTTTCCCGAACACGCCGTCGAGTCCCTGGATCTCACGACTCACGCCGACGAGATGCGCGGCTGGCTCCGGTTCGACACGTGGGGCGTGTACGTCGAGGACGGACGGCTCCTGGACGACGGCTCCGTCGAACTGACGCTCGGGCCGACGATCCACGATCGGGTCCGGTTCGCGGCCGATCGGGAGACGCTCCGGTGA
- a CDS encoding PrsW family intramembrane metalloprotease, with amino-acid sequence MQRRRDPVERASDGSTDLYDVSTWEPRSAVDGLAYSIYGAISYGLRAIVLGVAIAITLALLVQPVRLAIEDPWLGAFFGLSIVPAALLAGFIWYTDITTSEPLGLLVATFLLAVLFATFAAVVNSVMAPILQPIAYVGPILFFYLIVGPVEEAVKLLAVRVFAYRSDSFRAVVDGAVYGAVAGLGFAAIENAIYIAGTVEAAQVGTVTAATGIATVRALVGPGHVIYSAIAGYYLGLAKFNPRYAGPLVVKGLLIAAFVHATYNVTVGIVPGAIAATYPIGDGLAFVGYVIVYDAVIGYYLYRKLARYRRTYRETRDDTGEPPSSELTEFEPSQR; translated from the coding sequence ATGCAGCGCAGGCGCGACCCGGTCGAACGAGCGAGCGACGGATCGACAGACCTCTACGACGTCTCGACGTGGGAGCCGCGATCGGCGGTCGACGGTCTCGCGTACTCGATCTACGGCGCGATCAGCTACGGCTTGCGGGCGATCGTTCTCGGTGTAGCGATCGCGATCACGCTCGCACTGCTCGTCCAGCCGGTCAGGCTCGCGATCGAGGACCCGTGGCTCGGTGCGTTCTTCGGCCTCTCGATCGTCCCGGCGGCGTTGCTCGCCGGCTTCATCTGGTACACCGACATCACGACGAGCGAACCGCTCGGCTTGCTGGTCGCGACGTTCCTCCTGGCCGTGCTCTTCGCGACGTTCGCCGCCGTCGTGAACTCGGTGATGGCCCCGATCCTGCAGCCGATCGCGTACGTCGGCCCGATTCTCTTTTTCTACCTGATCGTCGGCCCCGTCGAGGAGGCGGTGAAACTGCTCGCGGTCCGCGTGTTCGCCTACCGGAGCGACTCCTTCAGGGCGGTCGTCGACGGCGCGGTCTACGGCGCGGTCGCCGGCCTCGGCTTCGCCGCCATCGAGAACGCGATCTACATCGCGGGCACGGTGGAGGCGGCACAGGTCGGGACGGTCACCGCCGCGACCGGCATCGCGACCGTCCGCGCGCTGGTCGGTCCCGGCCACGTGATCTACTCCGCGATCGCGGGCTACTACCTCGGGCTGGCGAAGTTCAACCCCCGGTACGCCGGCCCCCTCGTCGTCAAGGGGCTTCTCATCGCCGCGTTCGTCCACGCCACCTACAACGTCACCGTCGGCATCGTACCCGGAGCGATCGCCGCGACCTACCCGATCGGCGACGGCCTCGCGTTCGTCGGCTACGTGATCGTCTACGACGCCGTGATCGGCTACTACCTCTACCGGAAACTCGCCCGCTACCGTCGCACGTACCGCGAGACCCGGGACGACACCGGCGAACCGCCGTCGTCGGAACTCACCGAGTTCGAACCCTCACAGCGGTGA
- a CDS encoding riboflavin synthase produces MFTGIVEETGEVVARDRTADGLRLRIGADEVATGLEHGQSISVSGVCLTVERYEEGEWFEVFLATETVERTYLGDLDEGDAVNLERAMPAEGRFDGHVVQGHVDAVATVSAIESVEEDWYFEFELPAGYDRYVVEKGSITLDGISLTVADLDDGDSSSTNRAEGGDTADANARVTVAIVPTTYDLTTLSEKTVGDPVHLEVDVLAKYVERLLEARFDA; encoded by the coding sequence ATGTTTACGGGAATCGTCGAGGAGACCGGCGAGGTCGTCGCCCGCGATCGAACCGCGGACGGCCTGCGCCTTCGGATCGGGGCCGACGAGGTCGCGACGGGCCTCGAACACGGCCAGAGCATCAGCGTCAGCGGTGTCTGTCTCACCGTCGAGCGGTACGAAGAGGGAGAGTGGTTCGAGGTTTTCCTCGCGACCGAGACGGTCGAGCGGACCTACCTCGGTGACCTCGACGAGGGTGACGCGGTGAATCTCGAGCGGGCCATGCCCGCCGAGGGTCGGTTCGACGGCCACGTCGTGCAGGGGCACGTCGACGCGGTCGCCACGGTCTCAGCGATCGAATCGGTCGAGGAGGACTGGTACTTCGAGTTCGAACTGCCCGCGGGGTACGATCGCTACGTCGTCGAGAAGGGGTCGATCACCCTCGACGGAATCAGCCTCACCGTCGCCGATTTGGACGACGGGGATTCGTCGTCGACGAACCGAGCGGAGGGCGGCGACACCGCCGACGCGAACGCCCGCGTAACCGTGGCGATCGTTCCGACGACCTACGACCTGACGACGCTGTCCGAGAAGACCGTCGGCGATCCCGTCCACCTCGAGGTCGACGTGCTCGCGAAGTACGTCGAGCGGCTCCTCGAGGCCCGGTTCGACGCGTAA
- a CDS encoding DUF7533 family protein, translated as MGGIIDTIKLAGVLVLALPAALAGLDLLLLQGETLVGGALIALAILLVLVEQRLTTPGDVPGLVAKRLFGSVVKEPESDPESDE; from the coding sequence ATGGGAGGCATCATCGACACGATCAAACTCGCGGGCGTTCTCGTGCTGGCGCTCCCCGCGGCGCTGGCCGGCCTCGATCTCCTGTTGCTCCAGGGCGAGACGCTGGTCGGCGGCGCGCTGATCGCGCTCGCGATCCTGCTCGTTCTCGTCGAGCAACGGCTCACGACGCCGGGTGACGTTCCGGGGCTCGTCGCGAAGCGGCTCTTCGGGTCAGTGGTGAAAGAGCCGGAATCGGACCCCGAGTCCGACGAGTGA